Proteins from one Bradyrhizobium amphicarpaeae genomic window:
- a CDS encoding PDR/VanB family oxidoreductase codes for MTACPITTVKTVVTGIEEAGAGTKLFTLADPDQWELPPFKPGAHIDLHLPNGLVRTYSLCNEPADNARYVIAVKREAEGRGGSRALHDDVRVGDVIGVSLPRGGLEAGAGIARCVFVAGGIGVTPFLSMARYLARTKQADFKLHLIVREEVPLAAQLGPLIEDGRVVVHRTTRTGRPDLAALVGEGGSATMVACCGPEGMTDDFERVTAAWPAANVHIERFVAAAPVLDPDAQPFTLTLARTGTEIQVRAGQTMLAALQEGGIEIATSCCGGICGACKVGWLEGKPVHRDRILSPYERERYLMVCVAGSDTDRLVLDL; via the coding sequence ATGACCGCGTGCCCGATCACCACGGTCAAGACGGTCGTCACCGGCATCGAGGAGGCGGGAGCAGGCACAAAACTGTTCACGCTGGCCGATCCAGACCAGTGGGAACTGCCGCCCTTCAAGCCCGGTGCGCATATCGATCTGCATCTGCCGAATGGTCTCGTTCGCACCTATTCGCTGTGCAACGAGCCTGCCGACAATGCGCGCTATGTCATTGCGGTGAAGCGCGAAGCGGAGGGGCGCGGCGGTTCACGTGCGCTCCACGATGATGTCAGGGTCGGTGACGTCATCGGCGTCTCGCTGCCGCGCGGCGGACTGGAGGCCGGTGCGGGCATCGCGCGCTGCGTGTTCGTGGCCGGCGGCATCGGCGTGACGCCGTTCCTGTCGATGGCGCGGTACCTCGCACGAACGAAGCAGGCCGACTTCAAGCTGCATCTAATCGTGCGCGAGGAGGTGCCGCTCGCCGCGCAGCTCGGCCCGTTGATCGAAGATGGACGCGTCGTCGTGCATCGGACGACCCGGACCGGACGTCCCGATCTCGCGGCGCTCGTCGGAGAGGGCGGATCGGCGACGATGGTCGCCTGCTGCGGACCGGAAGGCATGACGGACGATTTCGAGCGGGTGACCGCTGCGTGGCCTGCGGCCAATGTTCATATCGAGCGCTTCGTCGCCGCTGCGCCCGTGCTCGATCCCGACGCACAGCCCTTCACGCTGACGCTGGCACGCACCGGCACCGAGATCCAGGTCCGCGCCGGCCAGACCATGCTGGCGGCGTTGCAGGAGGGAGGCATCGAGATCGCGACCTCGTGCTGCGGCGGCATCTGCGGTGCCTGCAAGGTCGGCTGGCTCGAGGGCAAGCCGGTCCATCGCGACCGCATCCTGTCGCCGTATGAGCGCGAGCGTTATCTCATGGTTTGCGTCGCCGGCTCAGATACGGACCGGCTGGTGCTGGACCTCTAA
- the yidD gene encoding membrane protein insertion efficiency factor YidD has translation MKHPACGHCSSSVEGVFRLPRRFGRALIWLYRHTLSPLVGYNCRHLPTCSVYGDEAIERFGLWAGGWMTLARLLRCNPFGTSGIDNVPLTAPPGAHWYLPWRYARWRGVNA, from the coding sequence ATGAAGCATCCAGCCTGCGGGCACTGTTCCAGCTCGGTCGAAGGGGTATTTCGGCTCCCACGCAGATTCGGCCGTGCGTTGATCTGGCTTTACCGGCATACGCTGTCGCCCCTGGTCGGCTACAATTGCCGGCATCTGCCGACCTGCTCCGTCTATGGCGACGAGGCGATCGAGCGGTTCGGGCTCTGGGCCGGCGGCTGGATGACGCTGGCGCGCCTGCTGCGCTGCAATCCGTTCGGCACATCGGGTATCGACAATGTGCCGCTCACCGCACCGCCCGGTGCGCACTGGTACCTGCCATGGCGATACGCCCGCTGGCGCGGCGTCAATGCATGA